The sequence GTACCACGTCACCGGTCCTGGGCGGTTTCTTCTCCACAGTGAGCAATACCTCGCGCCCGACCATCATCGAGGCCAATTCAGCCTCCGTCGCCTTGTCTGGCGTCGTGCTGCCGGCGACCTTGCCGCCGCGAAGAACGGTGATTCGATCGGCAACAGCAAAGACTTCCTTGAGCTTGTGGGTGATAAAGATGATGGACTTGCCCTGCGCTGCCAGTGCGCGCATCACCCGGAACAGCTCGTTTGCTTCTTGCGGAGTCAGGACCGCTGTGGGTTCATCCAGAATGAGGATATCGGCTCCGCGGTAGAGCGCCTTCACGATCTCCACCCGTTGCTGCACACCCACGGGCAGGTCCTTGACCAGCGCGCCCGGGTCTATTTCCATCCCGAACTGGTGTGCGAATTCCTTGATTTTCCTGGACGCCGTCGCGCGGTCCAGGAGCCCATTGCGCGTCGTCTCCATACCGAGCATGATGTTCTCGGCCACAGTGAAAACCGGGATAAGCATAAAGTGCTGGTGAACCATGCCGATGCCCATACGAATGGCATCTTTGGATTCGCGAATCTTGACCTCTTCCCCGTTGAGCAAGATCTGCCCCTCGTCGGGATGATAGAGGCCGTAAAGGATATTCATCAACGTGCTCTTGCCGGCGCCGTTCTCACCCAGCAGAGCGTGGATCTCGCCCTTCTCGAGCTCAAAGTCAATGTGATCGTTGGCCTGAACGCCGGGGAAGGCTTTGCTGATGCCACGGACTTCGAGGGCTAGAGTCATACCTCTCTCCTTCGGCCGTCGATGTCGCCGACGGGCTCCACCGGGCCGTCAGTTGTCATAGCCGCACACGCATTGGTGAAGAGCCGGGGCCTCTGCCCCGCCTGTGTAATGTACAAAGATGGGTGCTGTATCGCTCAGCGGTACAGCACCCATCTCACTTCTTCCTAGGCTACAAGACTAGAGCTTGACGCCGCTCGTAACCTTGCCCGCCTTCATCTCGGCGGCGATGTGCGTGAGCTGGTCCTTCACGGCCTGAGGAATCGCGCTCTCAGTGTCGTGATACGGCGCAAGCCCTACGCCATCGTTCTTCGACTCAAACAGTACGTTGCCGCCCTGCCACTTGTCCATGGCAGCGTTCTTGATGGCGTCGTACACTGCGACATCGACTCTCTTCATGGCGCTGGACAGCAGCTTGTTCGCCCCAGCTACACTGCCCTTGCCAAAGGTCGTCAGGTATTCGTCCTGGTCTACTCCAATGACCCAGACACCCTGCGCCGCAGCACCCATGATGCCACCAGACCCGGTCGGCCCACCGGCGCCAAAGATCACGTCAGCCTTCTCCGCAATCTGGGACAGAGCAGCTTCCTTACCTCGTGCCGGATCAGTGAAGCTGTCAATGTACACACCCAGTACCTTTGCGTTCGGGTTGACGTGCTTCACACCGTTCTGATAGCCACGGCGGAACTTGATCACCGGCGGAATCTCCATACCAGCCACAATGCCCACTACGTTGCTCTTGGTCATCAGGCCAGCCAGACACCCCGCCAGGAAGCCAGACTGGTCTTCGGAGAACACCAGACCGGCAAAGTTCGGCTGATCCGAGCCCTCATCCACACCGGCAAACTTGATGTTCGGGTACTTCTTGGCCATCGCGGTCGTGGCATCATTGATCATGAAGCCGACCGTGATGATCATGTCGTACTTTTCCTTGGCGAACTGCTCGATGTTCTTCTCATAGTCGGTCGGAGCCAGCGTCTCGATGAAAGCGGTCGTCAGCTCCATCTCTTCCGCGGCCTTCATCATGCCTTTGTAGGCAAACTCGTTGAACGTACCGTCATTGACCTTGCCTACGTCCGTGACCAGACCGACCTTGATCTTCTTGGCCATGAGGGTCTCGGCATTGACGCCACTCGTCACAGTACCAGCCTTCATATCAGCAGCAATCTGCGTGAGCTTGTCCTTTACGGCCTGAGGAATCGCGCTCTCCGTGTCGTGATACGGCGCAAGCCCTACGCCATCGTTCTCCGCCTCGAACAGTACGTTGCCGCCCTGCCACAGATCGATCACGGCATTGCGAATCGCACTGTACACGGCAACGTCGACTCTCTTCATGGCGCTGGACAGCAGCTTGTTCGCCCCAGCTACACTGCCCTTGCCAAAGGTCGTCAGGTATTCGTCCTGGTCTACTCCAATGACCCAGACACCCTGCGCCGCAGCACCCATGATGCCACCAGACCCGGTCGGCCCACCGGCGCCAAAGATCACGTCAGCCTTCTCCGCAATCTGGGACAGAGCAGCTTCCTTACCTCGTGCCGGATCAGTGAAGCTGTCAATGTACACACCCAGTACCTTTGCGTTCGGGTTGACGTGCTTCACACCGTTCTGATAGCCACGGCGGAACTTGATCACCGGCGGAATCTCCATACCAGCCACAATGCCCACTACGTTGCTCTTGGTCATCAGGCCAGCCAGACACCCCGCCAGGAAGCCAGACTGGTCTTCGGAGAACACCAGACCGGCAAAGTTCGGCTGATCCGAGCCCTCATCCACACCGGCAAACTTGATGTTCGGGTACTTCTTGGCCATCGCGGTCGTGGCATCATTGATCATGAAGCCGACCGTGATGATCATGTCGTACCCTTCCTTGGCGAACTGCTCGATGTTCTTCTCATAGTCGGTCGGCGCGAGCGTCTCAATGAAGGCGGACTGCAGGCCGAACTCTTCGACGGCCTTCATCATGCCCTTGTAGGCAAACTCGTTGAACGTGCCATCATTGACCTTGCCTACGTCGGTAACCAGACCGACCTTGATCTTTTTCTTGGGACCCAGCCCGGCTTCCTTGATGCAGCGATCCGCATCTTCCTGCATCTTGACTGCTGCCTCAGCAGCGCTGATGCTTCCCGCGATGACGCCCTGCTGGCCCGGTCGTGCCGGATCCCAGAAGCAGCGCAACTGCGGGGCAGCGGGCATACCACGGCCGTGCGACAATTGTGCCGCGGAGCCCTGCAGGATTGGGTCGGACTGGATGATGGGCGACTCGGCGACCTTCTTGTTCGAGGGCAGTACCTTGAACTTTTCCAGCCACATTTGCTGGGCCTTCTCACCGCACAGGAACTCGACGAGCTTCTTGACCGCCTCGAACTTGGGCGTGCCCTTCTTCACCTCATTGCTAACCATGTAGTACTTCCCGGAGGTCATCGGCGAAGGATACTTGCCGGTTTCCTTGATCACCGGCATAGCAGCGGTGCCATAGTTCAGCCCCGCCTCGGTGTAGCCACCGAGCGACCAGTCGCCATTGATCAAGAACGCGGCTTTGCCTTCCTTGAACAGTGTGTCGGCGGTGTTATAGTCGCAGCCGGGCGGCACGATTTTGTGCTTGTTGCTCAGGTCGGCCATGAACTGCAGTGCTTTGACCATCTCGGGGGTGTTCAGGGTCGGCATGTCCGTAGCGTCATCCAGCGCCCAGCCACCGAAACCGCCCAGGAACGGCGCCAGCCAGAAGGGCTCCTGAGTGTTGTAGACCAGGCCCCAGGTGCCGGCCGCTTCGTTGGTCTGAGCCTTGGCCGTAGCGATCAGCTCGTCCCAGTCCGCCGGCACTTTGGTAACCAGGTTCTTGTTGTAGAGCAGCATCAGGTGGTTGCCCGATGAATCGGGGACGCCCCACAGGGTGCCAGCCACCACGCCGCCAGCCACTGCGCCCGGCAGGAGCGTGTCCAGGTAAGCCTGGTCCAACAGATCCTTGATGGGCATGACAATGCCCATGGTGCTGAATGGGCCGGCAAAATCGTTGGGGCACCGAACTACTTCGGGGGCCTGGCCAGCCAGAGAGGCGGTCTGGAACTGCGTGCGCAGCTCCTCGTTCCCGTAGTGGGTCATCTCCACTAGGATGCCGGGGTTGGCGGCCATGAACTCGTTCAGCAGGGGGAGTAGAGCGCCGCTATCGCGGTCCTCCGCTTCCTGCTCCCACAGCGTGATGGTTACCTTGTCCGCCGGCTTGGGCGTGGCGGTAGGTGCTGTGGGGGGCTTGACTGTCGGCGGGGGTACTGCCGTCGGTGTCGCCGTGGGTTTGCACGACGTCACCAGCATGCCCAGCACGACGGCCAGCACAACTAGGGTCGAAAACCATTTACGCATTGTCTTTCTCTCCTCCTTAGGAAATGTAAGGTGATAGCGGAATACAAGCTGCAACTGTGCGGCTGCCTCCTCCACCTCCTTTCGTCAGGCGAGCTGTGATCAGCGTATTGGGTATGTCCGTGTGAGTATAGGCCAGTTGCCGAGAGGTGTCAACTTGCTAGCCTTTGACACCGCCCAGCGTGAGCCCGGACACCAGCCACTTGGATGAATAGAGAAACAGAGCCATTGACGGTACAGCGAGCAGCATCGAGGCAGCCGCGAATCGGCCGGCCGCCAGGGTGTATTGCCCGGCATAGGTAAAAATACCCAGAGGCCAGGTGTACATGGCCGCCTTCTGCAAGACCACCCTCGCCACCAGGTACTCGCTCCAACCACTGGTAAAGTTGAACAGGAAGGCCACGGCGAGCGAGGGGGTTGACAACGGCAGAATCACCCGGTAGAAGGCCCCTAGCCGCGATGTGCCATCGATCATGGCCGCCTCCTCGAGATCCGGTGGAATCGTGTCAAAGTACCCCTTGAGGATCCAGATGGTGAACGGCACAGACGTGACCGAGTAGGCGATGATCAGACCCAGATAAGTGTTGATCAGCTTGAGGCGCGTGAGCATCATGTAGAGTGGTAACAGCAGCATACCCGCCGGGATCATCTGGGTGGTTAGCAGGAAGATCAACCCGGGTGAGCGTCCCGGGAACTTGAACCGCGAGAAGGCGTATGCCGCCGACGACGCCAGGATGACGCCAATACACGCCGTGGTCAGGGTGATCAGCAGGCTGTTCCACAGCCACAGGAAGAAATCGGACTTGCGCTTGGTGGCCGGATCACCAAACAGCACCTGGCGGTAGCTGTTGAGCGTAGCGTTCTTGGGGATAATGCTCAAGTCGGTCGACAGCAGTTTGTCACCCGGTCGAATTGAGATGGTAAAGATGCGCAGGATCGGGTAGATGGCCACGATGCAGGCGGCGATAAGTATGACATGGATCAGCAGCCGCTTGAATCCGCTGTCGCCGCGCGTGCGATGGAAGAAGGTGTGCCAGTCCATAATGAGCTCCTTTCGGTTCAGCCGCCGATTACTCGTAGGCTGCCTTCAGGCCGCCTGAAGCCCTGACGTAGATGAGACTGAACAGGAACAGGAAAGCAAAGATCACCAGCGCGAACGCGGCGGCAAAGCCATAGCGGTAAAAGTCAAAGGCCGCCTTGTACAGCGACGAAACCAGGATGTCCGTCTTTTCCTGCGGGTTGCCATTCGTAATCAGGAAGATCACGTTCAAGGCGTTGAACGTCCACACAGCGCCCAGGATAATGGACGGGGTCGTTACCGGTCTGAGGAGCGGAATCGTGATGTGGCGGAACTGCTGCCAGCCAGACGCACCATCGATCTCGGCGGCCTCATAGTACTCGGAGGAGATGCTCTGCAACCCACCCAGCAGGATCACCATCATGAACGGAATGCCCAGCCAGACATTGGAGATGACCACGGCAACGAACGCCCAGAACCCATCGGTGAGCCACGGAATGGGTTTGAGCCCGATGGTGCGCAGGATCACGTTGGGAAATCCATACTGAAAGTTGAATTCGTTGCGCAGCGCCATACAGGCAATGGTCTGCGGGATGGCCCACGGAAACACGAGGAGCGTCCGGTAGATTCCTCTAAAGCGCATCTTGCGGTTCAGCAGCAACGCCAGTCCCATGCCACCCGCCACGTGAAAGACGACATTGATGACCGTCCAGGCGATGCTCCGCCCCAGGACCTGCCAAAACGTCGCGTCGTGGGCCACCACACCGGTAAAGACGGCCCTAAAGTTGTTCAAGCCGTTTTGCAAGCTAAAGGTATAGGTCCTGATGGTGGTCATGGCCATGTTCGTGAACGCCAGATAGACGTTGTAGGCAAAGGGGTAGATCACCAGCCCGCTGATGCCGATAAAAGCCGGGGCCAGCAAGAGATAGGCGATGCCAAGCCGTGATAACCGTTCACGAGTGGTCAGCCAGTAAAAGCCTACGTCGGCCAGCAGCATGGCCACACCGTAGATCACCTTTGTGGATTGCACAATGGCCGGCGACGGCCAGATTCTGCGAACAAAGACATAGCCCAGAGCTACTGTAACGACCAGAGCAAGCAGTCCGAGCAGAAGGTTCTTGGGGCGACGGTGAAAGAGGGTGTAGAGCGTGATCTCGACCAGTGCAAGTACGGCGATGATGAGCAACAGAAAGCGCACAACGGTGACGAATGAGCTGCTCATCATCTGCGGAGTCAGACTAATCATAGTCCGGTGACCTCCTTTCCGAGTGCGCCCATTCTAGTGGAGAAGCACAATTCGTGCAAGTTCGCTCCTGTTTCCATCGCGGTAATGCCGCTCTCACTTGGCAGGAGGCTTGCCTTGTGCTATACTCGTCTTGTCAGTTCGCCCCTGTAGCTCAGCGGACAGAGCGAGCGCGTCCTAAGTGCTGCGTCGGGGGTTCGAGTCCCTCCAGGGGCGCTGTGTGGCCAGTGTGGCCTGCCGCGCAAATCTCATTTCTTTCCGGAGGTGTACCGTGGCGAAACGTAAGGGATTCTCCCTTTCCGCACCCAAGACCGCAACCTGGCTGATCTGCCTCGTTCTGGGTGTAGTCGCGCTTCTTGGCAGCATTGCCAAGGTCGGCGTCCTGGCCGACTACTCGTTCTGGCTCCTGGCCGTAGCCTGGGCCTTGCTGATCCTCGCCACCGCCCTCCAAGGCCTGTAGTTCCTTCGCCTCTCTGCGGCGCCCATAGAGCCGGACCAGAGCAGCGGTTCGGCTTCTGGGTTTCTCCTGCGCTTGTACCGCTCCAGTCCTTTGCGATATACTCCGTGCATCTTGGGCAGAGGAGCCGGGTCATGGCTAAACCCACGTCGAGCGGTCCGTCTGGTCACCCTATCCTCGTCATTGGTGTAGCCGGAGGAACCGCGTCAGGCAAGTCCACCGTTGTTCAGGCAATCCTCGACCGCGTCGGCCGGGAGCGCATTGCCCACATCCAGCACGATTCTTACTACCGCGACCTGAGCCACCTGCCCCTGGAAGAGCGCCGAGCATTCAACTTTGACCATCCCAATTCCCTCGACACGCCGCTCTTGGTGCAGCACCTTCGCCGCCTGCGGCACGGACACCCAATCGAAGTTCCCACCTATGACTTTTCGACCTACTGCCGTCTCCCGGCCACGCGACGGATAGAGCCGCGACCCGTGGTTATTCTCGATGGCATCCTCATCCTCGCCGAACCCGAACTGCGCGAGTTGATCGACGTCAAGCTCTATGTCGATACAGACGCCGACTTGCGCCTGATCCGACGTATGACCCGCGACGTCGCCGAACGGGGGCGCACCGTCGAGTCGGTGATCAACCAGTACCTTTCTACAGTGCGTCCGATGCACCTCGAGTTCGTGGAGCCTTCCAAGCGCTACGCTGATGTCATCATTCCACAAGGCGGCCAGAACGTAGCCGCGTTGGAGCTGGTGACGGCACGCATACTGTCGCTGCTGGATCAGGCGGAGCTACCTGCTCGTGGCTCCTGAAGGCGCATTTTCATGCTTGTGCTTGACGCAGGCATTTGGCACATAGGTATTCGCACCACTTCCCCGGAGGTCTGATGCCGCTCACAATGACCAGTTCCCTGTCCCTGTGGAGCATTCTGGCACTCCTGGTGCCTGTTGGCCTGGCTTTGCTGGCCGTTGGTGCCGCTCAGGAAGAGCGGGCCGAAGAAGTAGCTGCTGCCAGTGTGATCGCCCTGGCAGCAGCCGTGCTGGCCTACTGGCTGTGCGGTTTTGCCTTCCAGTTCGGCGGAGTGGCCTTTGTGTCCGGGCTGCCGGGTCTGCAGAGCCTGACGGCAGAGTGGTCGCCGCTCGACGTGGCCTGGGGCTCCGGGTGGGGATTGCTGGGTTTGCGTGGCTTTCTGCTCAGCGGTGAGGCGTATCACCCCGACGTGTACGCCCTCTTTCTGGCGCATTTGCCCGTGGTGACGACGGTTGTGCTGGGCGTCCTGCTCATCCTCTGCCAGCAGGTAAAGAGGGTAGTGTTGCTGGCCATCGGGTGTCTGGTGGCCGGGTTCATCTATCCGCTGGCGGCAAACTGGGTATGGGGCGGTGGCTGGCTGGCCAATCTCAGGTTGACCGCTGGTCTGGGCCACGGGTTCGTAGATGCCGGCGGCTCGGGGCTTGCCTTTCTCTTCTGTGCCCTGGTTGCTCTCAGTGTGCTGGCCATCCTTCGGCCGCGGCGCCAGGCCGACGCTGGCCCGGCACGGCTGCCTCCTGTCCACTTCCCATTGCTGATGATCCTGGGATGCTTCATCGCCTGGATCGGCTGGGCCGGCCT comes from Chloroflexi bacterium ADurb.Bin180 and encodes:
- the tmpC gene encoding Membrane lipoprotein TmpC precursor; amino-acid sequence: MRKWFSTLVVLAVVLGMLVTSCKPTATPTAVPPPTVKPPTAPTATPKPADKVTITLWEQEAEDRDSGALLPLLNEFMAANPGILVEMTHYGNEELRTQFQTASLAGQAPEVVRCPNDFAGPFSTMGIVMPIKDLLDQAYLDTLLPGAVAGGVVAGTLWGVPDSSGNHLMLLYNKNLVTKVPADWDELIATAKAQTNEAAGTWGLVYNTQEPFWLAPFLGGFGGWALDDATDMPTLNTPEMVKALQFMADLSNKHKIVPPGCDYNTADTLFKEGKAAFLINGDWSLGGYTEAGLNYGTAAMPVIKETGKYPSPMTSGKYYMVSNEVKKGTPKFEAVKKLVEFLCGEKAQQMWLEKFKVLPSNKKVAESPIIQSDPILQGSAAQLSHGRGMPAAPQLRCFWDPARPGQQGVIAGSISAAEAAVKMQEDADRCIKEAGLGPKKKIKVGLVTDVGKVNDGTFNEFAYKGMMKAVEEFGLQSAFIETLAPTDYEKNIEQFAKEGYDMIITVGFMINDATTAMAKKYPNIKFAGVDEGSDQPNFAGLVFSEDQSGFLAGCLAGLMTKSNVVGIVAGMEIPPVIKFRRGYQNGVKHVNPNAKVLGVYIDSFTDPARGKEAALSQIAEKADVIFGAGGPTGSGGIMGAAAQGVWVIGVDQDEYLTTFGKGSVAGANKLLSSAMKRVDVAVYSAIRNAVIDLWQGGNVLFEAENDGVGLAPYHDTESAIPQAVKDKLTQIAADMKAGTVTSGVNAETLMAKKIKVGLVTDVGKVNDGTFNEFAYKGMMKAAEEMELTTAFIETLAPTDYEKNIEQFAKEKYDMIITVGFMINDATTAMAKKYPNIKFAGVDEGSDQPNFAGLVFSEDQSGFLAGCLAGLMTKSNVVGIVAGMEIPPVIKFRRGYQNGVKHVNPNAKVLGVYIDSFTDPARGKEAALSQIAEKADVIFGAGGPTGSGGIMGAAAQGVWVIGVDQDEYLTTFGKGSVAGANKLLSSAMKRVDVAVYDAIKNAAMDKWQGGNVLFESKNDGVGLAPYHDTESAIPQAVKDQLTHIAAEMKAGKVTSGVKL
- the malG_1 gene encoding Maltose transport system permease protein MalG, with the protein product MDWHTFFHRTRGDSGFKRLLIHVILIAACIVAIYPILRIFTISIRPGDKLLSTDLSIIPKNATLNSYRQVLFGDPATKRKSDFFLWLWNSLLITLTTACIGVILASSAAYAFSRFKFPGRSPGLIFLLTTQMIPAGMLLLPLYMMLTRLKLINTYLGLIIAYSVTSVPFTIWILKGYFDTIPPDLEEAAMIDGTSRLGAFYRVILPLSTPSLAVAFLFNFTSGWSEYLVARVVLQKAAMYTWPLGIFTYAGQYTLAAGRFAAASMLLAVPSMALFLYSSKWLVSGLTLGGVKG
- the malF_1 gene encoding Maltose transport system permease protein MalF, with translation MISLTPQMMSSSFVTVVRFLLLIIAVLALVEITLYTLFHRRPKNLLLGLLALVVTVALGYVFVRRIWPSPAIVQSTKVIYGVAMLLADVGFYWLTTRERLSRLGIAYLLLAPAFIGISGLVIYPFAYNVYLAFTNMAMTTIRTYTFSLQNGLNNFRAVFTGVVAHDATFWQVLGRSIAWTVINVVFHVAGGMGLALLLNRKMRFRGIYRTLLVFPWAIPQTIACMALRNEFNFQYGFPNVILRTIGLKPIPWLTDGFWAFVAVVISNVWLGIPFMMVILLGGLQSISSEYYEAAEIDGASGWQQFRHITIPLLRPVTTPSIILGAVWTFNALNVIFLITNGNPQEKTDILVSSLYKAAFDFYRYGFAAAFALVIFAFLFLFSLIYVRASGGLKAAYE
- the udk gene encoding Uridine kinase, with product MAKPTSSGPSGHPILVIGVAGGTASGKSTVVQAILDRVGRERIAHIQHDSYYRDLSHLPLEERRAFNFDHPNSLDTPLLVQHLRRLRHGHPIEVPTYDFSTYCRLPATRRIEPRPVVILDGILILAEPELRELIDVKLYVDTDADLRLIRRMTRDVAERGRTVESVINQYLSTVRPMHLEFVEPSKRYADVIIPQGGQNVAALELVTARILSLLDQAELPARGS
- the amt gene encoding Ammonia channel precursor, which gives rise to MPLTMTSSLSLWSILALLVPVGLALLAVGAAQEERAEEVAAASVIALAAAVLAYWLCGFAFQFGGVAFVSGLPGLQSLTAEWSPLDVAWGSGWGLLGLRGFLLSGEAYHPDVYALFLAHLPVVTTVVLGVLLILCQQVKRVVLLAIGCLVAGFIYPLAANWVWGGGWLANLRLTAGLGHGFVDAGGSGLAFLFCALVALSVLAILRPRRQADAGPARLPPVHFPLLMILGCFIAWIGWAGLVLGNPLAAGLIDPAVTTLNLILGAAGAAMAVTAYTWFVTTRPDAMAVGRGVVAGLVAVSSASPFVPSWAAILIGAVGGLLFLFGLYFWEQRVRLDDPSGLVATLGAPGVWGVLSVALFADGRWGAGWNGVGEAAQGVTGLLSRQSPAPTGVGQFQAQLVGLGALLVAGWLLPWLFFKLLLWLREQLRRAKAAHAAADAAAGASTSSGEAPPEEPQPTEAAAHDPEETPAAG
- the mglA_1 gene encoding Galactose/methyl galactoside import ATP-binding protein MglA; the encoded protein is MTLALEVRGISKAFPGVQANDHIDFELEKGEIHALLGENGAGKSTLMNILYGLYHPDEGQILLNGEEVKIRESKDAIRMGIGMVHQHFMLIPVFTVAENIMLGMETTRNGLLDRATASRKIKEFAHQFGMEIDPGALVKDLPVGVQQRVEIVKALYRGADILILDEPTAVLTPQEANELFRVMRALAAQGKSIIFITHKLKEVFAVADRITVLRGGKVAGSTTPDKATEAELASMMVGREVLLTVEKKPPRTGDVVLRVENLQVMDERHFMCVDGLCLEVRAGEILGVAGVQGNGQTELVEAITGLRTATGGKIEILNQDTTRYSPREIIERGVAHVPEDRQKHGLVLSYPLVDNLVLSTYYRKPFCRNAFLLDNKAIDANGRKLVVEYDIRTPSEYTQAGNLSGGNQQKVIVAREFSRQSKLVVAAQPTRGLDVGSTEFIHQRLVQQRDAGAAILLISVELDEILSLADRIAVLYKGQIIDTLPAAEATPERLGLLMAGIKKEAAQ